One window from the genome of Deinococcus sp. NW-56 encodes:
- a CDS encoding bifunctional 2-polyprenyl-6-hydroxyphenol methylase/3-demethylubiquinol 3-O-methyltransferase UbiG: MPDRPHSREWYARLAREPGGYRHPWTRELDGPDPELTFDALLQGRLGPGARVLEAGCGHGPDAARFGGEVDRWAAYDAVPELLEQARENAPHADFHLWNGKGAVPEALRGPFDLIVSRRGPTGVILRLPELAAPGARFLYVGPRLEVPQVPGRLRAVGWEPLGEWRVSVRAWAPTPQDWATRCEWMEEEARLEEWDQRATPRGLSYREERYIVLAGAS, encoded by the coding sequence ATGCCCGACCGTCCCCATTCCCGCGAGTGGTATGCCCGCCTGGCCCGTGAGCCCGGCGGCTACCGCCATCCCTGGACCCGCGAGCTGGACGGCCCCGACCCCGAACTGACCTTCGACGCGCTGCTGCAAGGGCGGCTGGGACCGGGGGCGCGAGTGCTGGAGGCAGGCTGCGGCCACGGCCCCGACGCGGCCCGGTTCGGGGGCGAGGTTGACCGTTGGGCTGCCTACGACGCGGTGCCGGAACTGCTGGAACAGGCCCGCGAGAACGCCCCCCACGCTGACTTCCACCTCTGGAACGGCAAGGGCGCGGTGCCGGAGGCCCTGCGCGGCCCCTTCGACCTGATCGTGTCGCGGCGGGGGCCGACGGGCGTGATTCTGCGGCTGCCCGAACTCGCCGCGCCGGGTGCCCGGTTCCTGTACGTGGGGCCGAGGCTGGAGGTGCCCCAGGTGCCGGGGCGCCTGCGGGCGGTGGGCTGGGAGCCCCTGGGCGAGTGGCGGGTCTCCGTGCGGGCCTGGGCGCCGACCCCGCAGGATTGGGCGACCCGCTGCGAGTGGATGGAGGAAGAAGCGAGGCTGGAGGAGTGGGACCAGCGGGCGACCCCACGCGGCCTTTCCTACCGCGAGGAACGTTACATCGTCCTTGCCGGAGCGTCGTAA